CTTGCAGGGTTCATCGATGCTCCCGAAATCGGCCTGTCAAACACGTACAATACATAAACCATAGTCTTACCATGATTAgcataaacaaatatatatatatatatatatatgatatatacaaTCAATGCTAATTAAAGATATTGGATCAAAGTTATATACCCTGCAAACAACACGTTGATGAGGACCGTAGAGCCAATAGCAAGGCCAGCAAGCTCTCCGATCTGCAGAAAcccaagaatatatatatttaatcaaaTGAATGTAGAAACCAAAGAATTCATCCGTCATTGTTTGCTAACTTTAATTTTACATGTGAAAATTGATAAGAGCTGAGGATCGAACTACTTACAGCTCTGTTGTCAGTGGCAACACCGGATATGATGAACATGAGGCAGAATGTGATTATGAACTCAAACACAAGAGATTGCATGTCCGACCCGGCCGGTATTGTTCCTGGAAATTGGTTATCTTCCCCGCTGAATATTAGCCTAAGGCTCTCGATTGCCAGTGTTGATTCCATTTTTGCCAAAAGCCACCTGCAAGAGATTCCCATGTAAACAGGTATAACTACATCATCCACTTACGTATACTTTGGTCTATATATAA
This sequence is a window from Carya illinoinensis cultivar Pawnee chromosome 9, C.illinoinensisPawnee_v1, whole genome shotgun sequence. Protein-coding genes within it:
- the LOC122276884 gene encoding aquaporin NIP1-1-like produces the protein MGTENGWWLLAKMESTLAIESLRLIFSGEDNQFPGTIPAGSDMQSLVFEFIITFCLMFIISGVATDNRAIGELAGLAIGSTVLINVLFAGPISGASMNPARSLGPAIVHWHFRGIWVYMVGPILGAMSGARVYNLIRFTDKPLGEIPKSGSFLRVSRRHSLLNLIICKNGPENK